The following are encoded in a window of Cervus canadensis isolate Bull #8, Minnesota chromosome 11, ASM1932006v1, whole genome shotgun sequence genomic DNA:
- the LOC122449923 gene encoding glycine N-acyltransferase, producing the protein MFPLQGAQMLQMLEKSLRKSLPTSLKVYGTVTHMNHGNPFNLKALVDKWPDFNTVVIRPQEQDMNDDLDHYTNTYHVYSEDLKNCQELLDLPEVINWKQHLQIQSTQSSLNEVIQNLAATKSFKVKRSKNILYMAFETIKELTPSLLDVKNLPVGDGKPKDIDPEMFKLASAEPSHAALVNRFWLFGGNERSRRFIERCIRNFPTFCLLGPEGTPVSWSLMDQTGEMRMGGTLPEYRAKGLVTYVIYQQVQCLLERGFPVYSHVDPKNQIMQKMSQSLNHMPMPCDWNQWNCEPL; encoded by the exons ATGTTCCCATTGCAAGGCGCCCAGATGCTGCAGATGCTGGAGAAATCCTTGAGGAAGAGCCTTCCTACGTCCTTAAAG GTTTATGGGACCGTCACGCACATGAACCATGGAAATCCATTCAATCTAAAGGCCCTGGTGGACAAGTGGCCTGATTTTAATACAGTGGTTATCCGCCCCCAGGAGCAG GACATGAACGATGACCTTGATCACTACACCAATACTTACCATGTCTACTCTGAAGATCTTAAGAATTGTCAGGAACTCCTTGACTTACCAGAAGTCATCAACTGGAAACAACATCTGCAGATCCAAA GTACGCAGTCCAGCCTGAATGAAGTAATACAAAATCTCGCAGCCACGAAATCCTTCAAAGTCAAGCGATCAAAAAACATTCTCTATATGGCATTTGAGACAATCAAGGAACTGACTCCGTCCCTGCTGGATGTAAAGAACTTACCAGTCGGCGATGGCAAACCCAAGGACAT CGACCCAGAGATGTTTAAGCTCGCATCTGCGGAGCCTAGCCACGCGGCTTTGGTGAACAGGTTCTGGCTTTTTGGCGGCAATGAGAGGAGCCGGAGGTTCATCGAGCGCTGCATCCGGAACTTCCCCACCTTCTGCTTGCTGGGGCCCGAGGGGACCCCTGTGTCCTGGTCCCTGATGGACCAGACAGGAGAGATGCGGATGGGAGGCACCCTGCCCGAGTACCGGGCCAAGGGGCTTGTCACCTACGTCATCTACCAGCAGGTCCAGTGTCTGCTCGAGCGGGGCTTCCCCGTGTATTCTCATGTGGACCCCAAGAACCAGATCATGCAGAAGATGAGTCAGAGCCTCAATCACATGCCCATGCCCTGCGACTGGAACCAGTGGAACTGTGAGCCTCTGTGA